In one window of Thermodesulfobacteriota bacterium DNA:
- a CDS encoding nodulation protein NfeD has protein sequence MANLLRPLLLLAAAILIQAFPSHSSAKEILYVKAEGVVNPVMAGFLLDNFEDAAERNAEAVVIQLDTPGGLDLSMRDIVKAMLASEVPVVVYVAPAGSRAGSAGVFMTYAADIAAMAPGTNIGSAHPVSMGGEMDETMAEKVENDAVAYIKGIAAKRGRNAEWAELAVRESKNITAEEALNLGVINILAAGRDELIQKLDGMKVETIAGERALSTSGSRVVEVEMDLRYRILGAISNPNVAYILMILGLIGIYFELSNPGAVYPGVIGAVSLILAFYAFQTLPVNYAGFILIGLGVIFFILELMIVSYGLLAIAGVVSLLLGSLMLFDSPAPYFRISIWVILPAVILMTAVVIGAMLYAVRVHRRRPVSGTDTLVGSVGVASGDFGGDEKEGSVYVEGEYWNAVSDVPLIVGEKVRVVEVRGLLLKVTKA, from the coding sequence ATGGCAAATCTCTTAAGGCCCCTCCTCCTCCTTGCTGCCGCCATCCTCATACAGGCGTTCCCTTCCCATTCGTCAGCAAAAGAAATCCTATACGTAAAGGCCGAGGGTGTCGTGAACCCGGTCATGGCAGGTTTTCTCCTGGACAATTTCGAGGATGCCGCGGAGAGAAACGCCGAGGCCGTCGTTATTCAGCTCGACACGCCAGGCGGACTCGACCTTTCCATGAGGGACATCGTAAAGGCCATGCTCGCCTCTGAAGTGCCCGTTGTGGTCTATGTGGCCCCGGCAGGCTCGCGGGCCGGCTCCGCCGGGGTCTTCATGACCTATGCCGCGGACATAGCCGCAATGGCGCCGGGCACGAACATCGGCTCGGCGCACCCGGTCTCAATGGGCGGGGAAATGGACGAGACCATGGCCGAGAAGGTCGAGAACGACGCGGTCGCGTACATAAAGGGCATAGCCGCCAAGAGGGGAAGGAACGCCGAGTGGGCGGAGCTGGCGGTAAGGGAGTCGAAGAACATCACCGCCGAGGAGGCCCTTAACCTCGGGGTGATAAACATACTGGCCGCCGGCAGGGACGAGCTCATACAGAAACTCGACGGGATGAAGGTCGAGACCATAGCGGGCGAGAGGGCGCTTTCAACAAGCGGCAGCCGAGTGGTCGAGGTCGAGATGGACCTACGCTACAGGATACTCGGGGCCATAAGCAACCCCAATGTCGCCTATATACTCATGATACTCGGGCTCATAGGCATCTACTTCGAGCTCTCTAACCCGGGCGCGGTCTATCCGGGGGTCATAGGGGCCGTTTCGCTCATACTCGCCTTCTACGCCTTCCAGACGCTCCCGGTAAACTACGCCGGGTTCATCCTCATAGGGCTCGGCGTGATATTCTTCATATTGGAGCTTATGATCGTGAGCTACGGGCTTCTTGCGATAGCCGGTGTCGTTTCTCTACTTTTGGGGTCGCTCATGCTATTCGATTCGCCTGCGCCGTATTTCCGCATCTCCATCTGGGTGATACTCCCGGCAGTGATACTCATGACCGCCGTCGTAATAGGCGCCATGCTCTACGCGGTAAGGGTGCACAGGAGAAGGCCCGTAAGCGGGACCGACACCCTCGTCGGCTCGGTGGGGGTCGCCTCAGGGGACTTCGGGGGCGATGAAAAGGAAGGGAGCGTCTACGTCGAGGGCGAGTACTGGAACGCCGTAAGCGATGTGCCTCTAATAGTCGGGGAAAAGGTCAGGGTGGTCGAGGTGAGGGGGCTTTTGCTCAAGGTGACGAAAGCCTGA